The following are from one region of the Tenacibaculum dicentrarchi genome:
- a CDS encoding TrmH family RNA methyltransferase, whose amino-acid sequence MSLSKNNLKLITSLQQKKYRQKHQLFVAEGVKVVTELLKSSVEVAHIFTVDASFEMANNVQSTLISEVELKKISTLKKPNKVLGLFKIPEEKEQDSANFTLALDEVNDPGNLGTIIRLCDWFGITELVCSKNTVDCYNQKVVQSTMGSLTRVNISYVDLPSFLTETPLAIYTADMDGENIYKANLPEKAVLVMGNEANGISNKIAAIVKHKLTIPRFGDIQKTESLNVATATAILLSEFKRSLV is encoded by the coding sequence ATGAGTTTATCTAAAAACAATTTAAAGTTAATAACGAGTTTACAGCAAAAAAAGTATCGACAAAAACATCAATTATTTGTTGCTGAAGGGGTAAAGGTTGTTACCGAATTATTAAAGTCATCAGTAGAGGTAGCGCATATATTTACGGTAGACGCTTCTTTCGAAATGGCTAATAATGTTCAAAGTACGCTTATTTCAGAAGTTGAATTAAAGAAAATAAGTACGTTAAAAAAACCAAATAAAGTTTTAGGGTTGTTTAAAATTCCTGAAGAAAAGGAGCAAGATAGCGCTAATTTTACACTTGCTTTAGATGAGGTAAATGACCCAGGTAATTTAGGAACTATTATTCGGTTGTGTGATTGGTTTGGTATTACCGAGTTGGTTTGCTCTAAAAATACGGTAGATTGTTATAATCAAAAAGTAGTGCAATCAACCATGGGATCTTTAACGAGGGTAAATATTTCGTACGTTGATTTACCAAGTTTTTTAACAGAAACACCATTAGCCATTTATACTGCCGATATGGATGGCGAAAATATTTATAAAGCAAACCTTCCTGAAAAAGCAGTTTTAGTAATGGGAAATGAGGCAAATGGAATTTCAAATAAAATAGCAGCTATTGTAAAACATAAATTAACGATTCCTAGATTTGGTGATATTCAAAAAACAGAAAGTTTAAATGTAGCTACAGCAACTGCTATTTTATTAAGTGAATTTAAAAGAAGTTTAGTTTAA
- a CDS encoding TatD family hydrolase, which translates to MKFINIHTHTNSDENFSILNCYPNSTDFNTPFSIGIHPWFILEERIEDEVLFIKKKLLHKNCYAIGECGLDKLSEVNYRLQIPVFKEHIKLSEELKKPLIIHCVKAFQDILRLKKELKPTQKWIIHGFNKNNQIATDFIKNDCFLSFGKALLTSTKLQEVFLNIPLDKIFLETDDAKIDISTVYEKASNIKKISMKKLQKNIHQNFNTIFTK; encoded by the coding sequence GTGAAATTTATAAATATTCATACACATACTAATTCTGATGAAAATTTTAGTATTTTAAATTGTTATCCTAATTCAACAGATTTTAATACGCCTTTTTCTATCGGGATTCATCCGTGGTTTATCCTTGAAGAAAGAATTGAAGATGAAGTTCTATTTATCAAAAAAAAGCTACTTCATAAAAATTGTTATGCCATTGGCGAATGTGGTTTAGATAAATTATCTGAAGTAAATTACAGACTTCAAATTCCTGTTTTTAAAGAACATATTAAGTTATCAGAAGAATTAAAAAAACCATTAATTATACATTGTGTAAAAGCTTTTCAAGATATACTCCGTTTGAAAAAAGAATTAAAACCTACGCAAAAATGGATTATTCACGGTTTTAATAAAAATAATCAAATTGCTACTGATTTTATCAAAAATGATTGTTTTTTATCCTTCGGAAAAGCATTGTTAACATCAACTAAATTACAAGAGGTATTTTTAAATATTCCGTTGGATAAAATTTTCTTAGAAACAGATGATGCAAAAATTGATATTTCCACTGTTTATGAAAAAGCAAGTAACATCAAAAAAATTAGCATGAAAAAGCTACAAAAAAATATACATCAAAATTTTAATACAATATTTACAAAATGA
- the dtd gene encoding D-aminoacyl-tRNA deacylase, which yields MKAVVQRVNKASVTIEGEKVADIQNGLLILVGITDDDNTEDINWLSKKLTNLRIFNDENQVMNQSLIDIKGDAIIVSQFTLQASTKKGNRPSYMNASKPEIAIPLYNQFINQVENDLGKKVQTGKFGADMKVELLNDGPVTIIIDSKNKV from the coding sequence ATGAAAGCAGTTGTTCAAAGAGTAAATAAAGCTAGTGTAACTATTGAAGGAGAAAAAGTTGCTGATATTCAAAATGGTTTGCTAATTTTAGTAGGCATTACTGATGATGATAATACAGAAGATATTAACTGGTTATCTAAAAAATTAACGAATCTTCGAATTTTTAATGATGAAAATCAGGTGATGAATCAATCTTTAATTGATATTAAAGGAGATGCAATTATCGTTAGTCAATTTACATTACAAGCATCAACAAAAAAAGGAAACAGACCAAGCTACATGAACGCTTCAAAACCTGAAATCGCCATTCCTTTATATAATCAATTTATAAATCAGGTAGAAAACGACTTAGGTAAAAAAGTACAAACTGGTAAATTTGGTGCAGATATGAAAGTAGAACTTTTAAATGATGGACCTGTTACTATTATTATTGATAGTAAAAATAAAGTTTAA
- a CDS encoding DTW domain-containing protein: MKKPRSKCYKCMMPSSSCICKYINRSQTKTRFIILMHPKEYKKERNGTGRMTNLQLENSEIIVGVDFTNNKRVNEILTEEKNSSFLLYPGEDTFNLSIRESSDIISFMGDNPHIFILDGTWPCARKMLKLSKNLQKLKRVSFDNKIKSKFTIKQQPAPLCLSTIESVYTVLNLLNQSNLEQCNTKDFLIPFEKMIDHQIKCMVDTNNKELIPKNVYKKNMERSIIFEQEN; encoded by the coding sequence ATGAAAAAACCAAGAAGCAAATGTTACAAATGCATGATGCCTTCATCTTCATGTATTTGTAAATACATTAATCGTTCCCAAACCAAAACTCGTTTTATTATTCTTATGCACCCAAAAGAGTACAAAAAAGAAAGAAACGGAACGGGACGTATGACAAATCTTCAACTTGAAAATTCTGAAATTATAGTTGGTGTAGATTTCACAAATAATAAACGTGTAAATGAAATACTGACTGAAGAAAAAAATTCTTCTTTTTTACTTTACCCTGGAGAAGATACTTTTAATTTATCAATAAGAGAAAGTTCAGACATAATTTCATTTATGGGTGATAATCCACATATTTTTATTCTTGATGGAACATGGCCTTGCGCTCGTAAAATGCTAAAATTAAGTAAAAACTTACAAAAACTAAAAAGAGTAAGCTTTGATAATAAAATAAAATCGAAATTTACGATTAAACAACAACCAGCACCTCTTTGTCTTAGCACTATTGAATCAGTTTATACAGTCTTAAATTTACTTAATCAAAGTAATTTAGAACAATGTAATACAAAGGATTTTCTTATTCCTTTTGAAAAAATGATTGACCATCAAATTAAATGTATGGTAGACACAAATAACAAAGAGCTTATCCCTAAGAATGTTTATAAAAAAAATATGGAAAGAAGTATTATTTTTGAACAAGAAAATTAG
- a CDS encoding YceI family protein, producing the protein MKKSILAIALIAITAVSCKSEKNKVTANQEVKDIKKVENVISSYKANIAESTVTWKGNKPTGSHNGTVSITKGLFEIENNVLKSGEFVIDMNSILCADLEVADGKEKLENHLKGSDFFDVKKFPTAKFEIANSEVKDGKLQITGNLTLRGTTKSITIPATVTQSEGVASIKSDIFSIDRTDFGVTYKSKKIDAALKDKFINDLLEISFNIKAKK; encoded by the coding sequence ATGAAAAAATCAATTTTAGCTATTGCACTTATAGCAATTACTGCCGTTTCTTGTAAATCAGAAAAAAATAAAGTAACAGCTAACCAAGAAGTTAAAGATATTAAAAAAGTAGAAAATGTAATTAGCTCTTATAAAGCAAATATTGCAGAATCTACAGTTACCTGGAAAGGAAACAAACCAACAGGTTCTCATAATGGTACTGTTAGTATTACTAAAGGATTGTTTGAAATTGAAAACAACGTACTTAAATCTGGTGAGTTTGTTATTGATATGAATTCAATTTTATGTGCCGATTTAGAAGTTGCTGATGGTAAAGAAAAATTAGAAAATCATTTGAAAGGTTCTGACTTTTTTGATGTTAAAAAGTTTCCTACAGCTAAGTTTGAAATAGCAAATTCTGAAGTTAAAGATGGAAAATTACAAATAACAGGTAATTTAACACTTAGAGGAACTACAAAGAGTATTACAATTCCTGCAACGGTTACTCAAAGTGAAGGTGTAGCTAGTATTAAAAGTGATATTTTTAGTATTGATAGAACTGATTTTGGAGTTACTTACAAATCTAAAAAAATTGATGCTGCTTTAAAAGATAAATTTATTAACGATTTGTTAGAGATTTCTTTTAATATTAAGGCTAAAAAATAA
- a CDS encoding GEVED domain-containing protein, whose amino-acid sequence MIKKNPSILFFFFIFLATNSFSQNFWNTAVKKETSSQQVKPLSRKNTPEKYRLATLNLNGLQNHLTGFKSKRSQHIITLPDSEGKLQRFSIKETSYLAPELAAKFPMIKSYSGQGIDDPTAIAKISLGANGVHALIYSANKSIVYIDPYTVDKKQYIIYKKSALKAKENDFRCQVESTAKKTMTSSIQKRNANDGILRTFRIAIACTNEYSSFHLNRQNIASSATDAVKKAVVLSAINTTMTRVNEVYERDLAVRMVLVNNNDELIFLESNGDDGLTDDNADALIDESQAKCDAIIGDANYDIGHTFSTGGGGLAQVRSVCVTGYKASGITGSSQPINDPYDIDYVCHEIGHQFGGTHTQNNDCNKSSTSVEPGSGSTIMGYAGICSPNVQGNSDPYFHAVSMAQMWAHMQNSGSCATQSSTNNDAPTANAGKNVSIPKGTPFVLEGIATDAQGLNSLTYNWEQIDTQKATMPPVSTSTAGPTFRSLNPTKSPKRYFPIFEDVINGTSNQWIVLPTVARELNFSLTVRDNNAGGGNSARDDMKITVTDAAPFTVTVPNTNVTWITGDQQTISWNKGTTDSAPINCAKVTIKLSVDGGITFPIILKENTPNDGSEEITIPNNITTQARILVEAADNVFYNVNPTNFTINSTDPTFLITNKTAKQTTCKSGTNAVNYTVNFSFLNGLKETVTLSATNLPTGVTASFTPATINSNGDATLMLKNFSNSIAQDYIFNIQGKSASVTQTTQGELQVIQDVLTTVNPIFPIDADTDTSIAPEFKWTQDDNATAYQIEVATDANFSTIVIDQQANTNAYTSTTSLVGSTTYYWRIKPKNSCAEGTFSKVYKFTTQVPSYCASTFTDEAGGANHISNVTFNSINNNSGNDKVDGYEDFTSKSTTVKRTESHQISVTLNTDGYQDHCYVFIDWNQDFIFNTTDERYDLGTKSGDKVNSTYTINIPKNAALGSTRIRVVSEYDDPTNGYGDGACDSNHKEEWGETEDYTLIVTEKPQPDFTLTNTSGNFSICNKATNQQVFTMAYKALVKFNENIVFSVTGLPANATATFSPNPFKENDTVKLTVSNLKNAAIGDYQMVVTATASSIKKSVNIPFNVNNTLCKSAGSMSSQISTTLVRFGSIDNTSTKTTGYTNYTAIDTQVIKGEAYPLVVNANSAGNQTVQTFAWVDWNQNCLFDANEKYDLGTTSNANTATKNSGLKIAVPSDALLGTTILRIVTQKEGSQNSNECQLGFNGEVEDYTIKITPDFTLKSQKPAISICNKAVNKVAYKIDFKSLNDFNENVTFLAENAPENAVVTFNPTTINKTGAFTVHINNLNNAPIGNYTVKVIATAGLLKKSINLTLVVNDRYCKSKGNSTSKISLTNVSFAGINNSSTKTTGYSNFTSVTTPVVRGEQYDLNIEVDSDGNNALKTFGWIDWNQNLIFEENESFNLTTNNTTITIPEDAKLGATILRILTRKETTDKENSCEFNFDGEVEDYTINIDESFATSANLFTDLKIYPVPSYGTLTVNFKVKEKNLTIIKLIDARGQLLETQTFSTISSNFNKEIKFKKVSRGIYFIQIQNDGKLSTRKIMMK is encoded by the coding sequence ATGATAAAAAAAAATCCTTCAATACTCTTTTTCTTTTTTATTTTTTTAGCAACAAATTCCTTCTCTCAAAATTTTTGGAATACAGCTGTAAAAAAAGAGACTTCTAGTCAACAAGTTAAACCTTTAAGCAGAAAAAATACGCCTGAAAAATACCGTTTAGCAACACTAAATTTAAATGGTCTTCAAAATCATTTAACAGGTTTTAAATCAAAAAGAAGTCAACATATTATAACATTACCTGATTCTGAAGGTAAATTACAACGATTTTCTATTAAAGAAACTTCTTATTTAGCTCCTGAATTAGCGGCTAAATTCCCGATGATTAAGTCTTATTCTGGGCAAGGAATTGATGATCCTACGGCTATTGCTAAAATTAGTTTAGGTGCCAATGGTGTACATGCACTTATTTATTCAGCTAATAAAAGCATTGTATATATCGACCCTTATACGGTTGATAAAAAACAATATATCATCTATAAAAAATCAGCTTTAAAAGCTAAAGAGAATGATTTTAGATGTCAAGTTGAAAGCACGGCTAAAAAAACAATGACTTCATCAATTCAAAAAAGAAATGCCAATGATGGTATTTTAAGAACTTTTAGAATTGCTATTGCCTGTACTAATGAGTATTCATCATTTCATTTAAACAGACAAAATATTGCCAGTTCAGCTACCGATGCTGTAAAAAAAGCAGTTGTTTTATCGGCAATTAATACGACAATGACTCGTGTAAACGAAGTTTATGAAAGAGATTTAGCCGTTAGAATGGTACTTGTAAATAATAACGATGAGTTAATATTTTTAGAAAGTAACGGTGATGATGGTTTAACCGATGATAATGCAGATGCTTTAATTGATGAAAGTCAAGCAAAGTGTGATGCAATTATTGGAGATGCAAATTATGATATAGGTCACACATTTAGCACCGGTGGTGGTGGTTTAGCACAAGTTCGTTCGGTATGTGTTACCGGCTATAAAGCTAGTGGTATAACAGGTAGTTCACAACCCATCAATGATCCTTATGATATTGACTATGTGTGCCATGAAATAGGGCATCAATTTGGAGGTACACACACACAAAATAACGACTGTAACAAATCATCAACCTCTGTCGAACCAGGAAGTGGTTCGACAATTATGGGGTATGCAGGTATTTGTTCACCTAATGTTCAAGGAAATAGTGATCCGTATTTTCATGCAGTAAGTATGGCTCAAATGTGGGCGCATATGCAAAATAGTGGAAGTTGTGCAACACAATCAAGCACTAATAACGATGCTCCTACAGCTAATGCAGGTAAAAATGTAAGTATTCCTAAAGGAACTCCTTTTGTTTTAGAAGGAATAGCTACCGATGCGCAAGGACTTAACAGTCTTACCTATAACTGGGAGCAAATTGATACTCAAAAAGCAACAATGCCTCCTGTTTCAACAAGTACAGCAGGCCCTACTTTTAGGTCTTTAAATCCTACAAAATCACCTAAAAGATATTTCCCTATTTTTGAAGATGTTATAAACGGAACTTCTAACCAATGGATTGTTCTTCCTACGGTAGCTAGAGAATTAAATTTTTCATTAACCGTTAGAGACAACAATGCAGGTGGTGGGAATTCGGCAAGAGATGACATGAAAATTACAGTAACCGATGCAGCGCCTTTTACTGTAACAGTACCCAACACAAATGTTACTTGGATTACAGGAGATCAGCAAACAATTTCATGGAATAAAGGAACAACAGACAGCGCACCAATAAACTGTGCAAAAGTAACTATTAAACTTTCTGTTGATGGAGGTATTACCTTTCCAATTATTTTAAAAGAGAATACTCCTAATGATGGATCTGAAGAAATTACCATACCAAATAATATCACAACACAGGCTAGAATACTTGTAGAGGCTGCCGATAACGTCTTTTATAATGTGAACCCTACTAATTTCACTATTAATTCAACAGATCCTACTTTTTTAATAACCAATAAAACAGCCAAACAAACAACCTGTAAATCAGGAACTAATGCCGTAAATTATACTGTTAATTTTAGTTTTTTAAATGGTCTTAAAGAAACAGTAACTTTAAGTGCTACTAATTTACCTACTGGTGTTACCGCTAGTTTTACTCCAGCAACTATAAACTCCAATGGCGATGCTACCCTAATGCTTAAAAATTTCAGCAACAGTATAGCTCAAGATTACATCTTTAATATTCAAGGGAAATCAGCAAGTGTTACCCAAACAACTCAAGGAGAATTACAAGTAATTCAAGATGTTTTAACAACTGTTAATCCTATCTTTCCAATAGATGCCGATACAGATACTAGTATAGCTCCCGAATTTAAGTGGACACAAGACGATAATGCTACTGCATATCAAATAGAGGTTGCTACTGATGCTAATTTTTCAACTATTGTAATTGACCAACAAGCGAACACCAACGCATATACCTCAACCACTTCATTAGTTGGTAGCACTACCTATTACTGGCGTATAAAGCCTAAAAACTCCTGTGCTGAAGGAACTTTTTCTAAGGTTTATAAATTTACAACCCAAGTACCTTCTTATTGTGCTTCAACATTTACCGATGAAGCTGGAGGTGCCAACCACATTAGCAATGTAACTTTTAATAGCATCAATAATAATTCAGGGAACGATAAGGTAGATGGTTATGAAGATTTTACTTCAAAAAGCACCACTGTAAAAAGAACAGAATCTCATCAAATAAGCGTTACTTTAAATACCGATGGATACCAAGATCATTGTTATGTATTTATCGACTGGAATCAAGATTTTATCTTTAATACTACTGATGAAAGATATGATTTAGGTACCAAATCAGGAGATAAAGTAAATTCAACATATACCATTAATATTCCTAAAAATGCCGCTTTAGGAAGCACTCGAATTAGAGTAGTTTCAGAATATGATGACCCTACTAATGGCTATGGTGATGGCGCTTGCGATTCAAACCACAAAGAAGAATGGGGTGAAACAGAAGATTATACCTTAATTGTAACAGAAAAACCTCAGCCAGACTTTACACTAACAAATACTTCAGGTAATTTTTCTATTTGTAATAAAGCGACTAATCAGCAAGTTTTTACCATGGCTTATAAAGCATTGGTAAAATTCAACGAAAACATTGTTTTTTCAGTTACAGGGCTTCCTGCAAATGCTACGGCTACCTTTTCGCCGAATCCTTTTAAAGAAAATGACACCGTAAAATTAACTGTTTCTAACTTAAAAAATGCAGCTATTGGCGATTACCAAATGGTGGTTACCGCTACAGCATCTTCTATTAAAAAATCAGTAAATATTCCTTTTAATGTAAACAATACGCTTTGTAAATCAGCAGGGAGTATGAGCTCTCAAATTAGCACAACGCTTGTTCGTTTTGGAAGTATTGATAATACCTCTACAAAAACAACAGGATATACCAACTACACAGCAATCGATACTCAGGTTATAAAAGGTGAAGCGTATCCGTTAGTGGTTAATGCAAATTCGGCAGGAAATCAAACGGTACAAACATTTGCTTGGGTTGACTGGAATCAAAATTGTTTGTTTGATGCTAATGAAAAATATGATTTAGGAACAACAAGCAACGCAAATACAGCAACTAAAAATAGTGGATTAAAAATTGCTGTTCCTTCGGATGCTTTATTAGGAACAACCATTTTAAGAATTGTAACTCAAAAAGAAGGTTCTCAAAACTCAAACGAATGTCAATTAGGTTTTAATGGTGAAGTAGAAGATTATACCATTAAAATCACACCCGATTTTACATTAAAAAGCCAAAAACCAGCAATATCTATTTGTAATAAAGCAGTGAATAAAGTAGCTTATAAAATTGATTTTAAATCATTAAATGACTTTAATGAAAACGTTACTTTCTTAGCAGAAAACGCCCCTGAAAATGCTGTTGTAACTTTTAATCCTACAACAATTAACAAAACAGGAGCCTTTACAGTACATATTAATAATTTAAACAATGCCCCTATTGGAAATTATACCGTTAAAGTAATAGCAACTGCTGGTTTACTAAAAAAATCAATTAACTTAACACTTGTTGTTAATGACCGTTATTGCAAATCAAAAGGAAATAGCACTTCAAAAATAAGCCTAACCAACGTTAGTTTTGCAGGGATTAATAATAGTTCAACAAAAACAACTGGTTATTCTAATTTTACTTCGGTTACAACACCTGTTGTTAGAGGTGAGCAATATGATTTAAATATTGAAGTTGATAGCGATGGAAATAACGCACTAAAAACCTTCGGATGGATTGATTGGAATCAAAATTTGATATTTGAAGAAAATGAATCATTTAATTTAACAACAAATAACACTACGATAACCATTCCTGAGGATGCAAAACTAGGCGCAACAATCTTACGTATTTTAACCAGAAAAGAAACTACCGACAAAGAAAATTCTTGTGAGTTTAATTTTGATGGTGAAGTAGAAGATTATACTATTAATATTGATGAAAGTTTTGCGACATCTGCAAATTTATTTACCGATTTAAAAATATACCCTGTACCTTCATACGGAACATTAACCGTAAACTTTAAGGTGAAAGAAAAAAACCTAACCATTATTAAATTAATTGATGCAAGAGGGCAATTATTAGAAACACAAACATTTTCAACAATATCTAGTAATTTTAATAAAGAAATTAAATTTAAAAAAGTAAGCCGCGGAATTTACTTTATACAAATTCAAAATGACGGTAAACTAAGTACCCGTAAAATTATGATGAAATAA
- the lipB gene encoding lipoyl(octanoyl) transferase LipB — translation MNKNITVSDLGQKDYKYTWDYQAKLLEKIVSLKRENRNKSLKISTPNHFLFVEHPHVYTLGKSGDLSNLLLNEAQLKEKGATFYKINRGGDITYHGPGQIVGYPILDLENFFTDIHKYLRFLEEAIILTIAEYGLEAGRSDGETGVWLGVGTPFPRKICAMGIRASRWVTMHGFALNVNVNLGYFDNIIPCGIRGKAVTSMQAELGYEISEAEVKQKILKHFKTLFEVESYIKV, via the coding sequence ATGAATAAAAATATAACAGTTAGTGATTTAGGTCAAAAAGATTATAAATACACTTGGGATTATCAAGCTAAATTATTAGAAAAAATCGTTTCTTTAAAACGAGAAAACAGAAATAAATCCTTGAAAATTAGCACGCCCAATCATTTTCTATTTGTTGAACATCCACATGTTTACACCCTTGGTAAATCAGGAGATTTAAGTAATTTATTATTAAATGAAGCACAATTAAAAGAAAAAGGAGCTACTTTTTATAAAATAAATAGAGGAGGAGATATTACCTATCATGGTCCAGGGCAAATAGTAGGCTATCCGATACTTGATTTAGAAAATTTTTTCACAGACATCCATAAATACTTACGTTTCTTAGAAGAAGCAATTATATTAACAATTGCCGAATACGGCTTAGAAGCAGGTCGTAGCGATGGCGAAACAGGTGTTTGGCTAGGAGTAGGAACACCGTTTCCTCGAAAAATTTGCGCTATGGGAATTCGTGCAAGTAGATGGGTAACTATGCATGGTTTTGCTTTAAATGTAAATGTAAATTTAGGTTATTTTGATAATATTATTCCTTGCGGAATTAGAGGCAAAGCAGTTACTTCTATGCAGGCTGAATTAGGTTATGAAATTTCAGAAGCTGAGGTAAAACAAAAAATATTAAAACATTTTAAAACACTTTTTGAAGTAGAATCTTATATCAAAGTATAA
- a CDS encoding deoxynucleoside kinase, which yields MHIAIAGNIGAGKTTLTNLLAKHYDWEPHYESVDENPYLDDFYGEMERWSFNLQVYFLNSRFRQVLELRESGKKIIQDRTIYEDAHIFAPNLHAMGLMTNRDFSNYSSLFELMENLVTPPDLLIYLRADTATLLGQIHKRGRDYENAISVEYLTRLNERYEAWISEYTKGKLLIIDVDNLDFINNKKDLKFIIDKIDAQIKKLN from the coding sequence ATGCATATAGCAATTGCCGGAAATATAGGCGCAGGAAAAACCACGTTAACGAATCTATTAGCCAAACATTACGATTGGGAGCCTCATTATGAATCAGTAGACGAAAATCCTTATTTGGATGATTTTTATGGTGAAATGGAACGTTGGTCTTTTAATTTGCAAGTATACTTTTTAAACAGCCGTTTTCGTCAGGTTTTAGAATTAAGAGAGTCTGGAAAAAAAATAATTCAAGATAGAACTATTTATGAAGACGCTCATATTTTTGCACCCAACCTACACGCTATGGGATTAATGACTAATCGTGATTTTAGTAACTACTCTTCATTATTCGAATTAATGGAAAACTTAGTTACCCCTCCCGACTTATTAATTTATTTACGTGCAGATACAGCTACCCTTCTTGGGCAAATTCACAAACGTGGTAGAGACTATGAAAACGCTATTAGCGTTGAGTATTTAACCAGATTAAACGAACGTTACGAAGCTTGGATTAGTGAGTACACTAAAGGAAAACTACTAATTATTGATGTCGATAATTTAGATTTTATCAATAATAAAAAAGATTTAAAATTTATTATTGATAAAATAGATGCTCAAATTAAGAAGTTAAACTAA
- a CDS encoding tRNA threonylcarbamoyladenosine dehydratase, with protein sequence MSWLERTELLVQKEGMKKLKKANILIVGLGGVGSFAAEFIARAGVGKMTIVDGDAFDETNKNRQLPALDSTVGKTKVSVIADRIKDINPEIELTAIEEFLSPERAFEIVSTEYDYVMDCIDSITPKINLIVAAKRKKVKLVSSMGAGGKLDASKVVVKDISKTKNCKMARALKKRLKERKVNKGITAVYSEEVQIAESLQLTNGANFKKSFYGTISYMPAAFGLQASSYVINKILTKK encoded by the coding sequence ATGAGTTGGTTAGAAAGAACAGAGTTATTAGTTCAGAAAGAAGGAATGAAAAAGCTAAAAAAAGCAAACATATTAATTGTTGGCTTAGGTGGAGTTGGCTCATTTGCAGCAGAATTTATAGCAAGAGCTGGTGTTGGAAAAATGACAATTGTTGATGGTGATGCTTTTGATGAAACTAATAAAAATAGACAGTTACCCGCATTAGATAGTACTGTTGGAAAAACAAAAGTAAGCGTAATTGCCGACAGAATTAAAGATATAAACCCTGAAATAGAACTAACAGCAATAGAAGAATTTTTATCACCAGAAAGAGCTTTTGAAATAGTTAGTACTGAATATGATTATGTAATGGATTGTATTGATAGTATTACTCCTAAAATCAATTTAATTGTTGCCGCTAAAAGAAAAAAAGTAAAATTAGTTAGCTCAATGGGTGCTGGTGGAAAATTAGATGCTAGTAAAGTAGTTGTAAAAGACATCAGTAAAACAAAAAACTGTAAAATGGCACGTGCTTTAAAAAAGCGATTAAAAGAACGAAAAGTAAACAAAGGTATTACTGCTGTTTACTCTGAAGAAGTTCAAATTGCCGAAAGCTTACAACTAACAAATGGAGCTAATTTTAAAAAATCTTTTTATGGAACTATTAGCTATATGCCCGCCGCTTTTGGCTTACAAGCTAGTTCTTATGTTATTAACAAAATCTTAACGAAAAAATAA